The proteins below come from a single Eubacterium limosum genomic window:
- a CDS encoding CD3324 family protein codes for MSYIKAGDVLPKELLDKIQDYIDGEYIYVPRKETNRKGWGQNTNRKQETLLRNREIYRQYTEGMSAARLSEIYFLSPKSIHKIIAKCKLENQ; via the coding sequence ATGAGCTATATCAAGGCAGGCGACGTGCTGCCAAAAGAACTTCTTGACAAAATTCAGGATTATATTGACGGAGAATACATATATGTGCCCCGCAAAGAGACAAACAGAAAAGGCTGGGGGCAGAATACCAATCGAAAACAGGAAACGCTTTTGAGAAACCGGGAAATTTACAGGCAGTATACAGAGGGTATGTCTGCCGCCCGCCTTTCGGAGATTTATTTCCTGTCTCCCAAAAGTATACATAAAATTATTGCAAAATGTAAGCTGGAAAACCAGTGA
- the deoC gene encoding deoxyribose-phosphate aldolase: MVDLSKMTKHDMGKLIDFSVLGKDSTEEDIRKGCRTAIEYNCKAFCFSSSYWTPVVAEELKGTDLLVGAGIGFPFGQQSSAVKCFEAEEAVRMGATVLDNCMNVGDFKEGKYDKVLQEFKDYKKAAGPAMTKMIIETCMLTKEEIVTATKLVAEAGIDWVKTSTGQYAGPSVSDVILMVEALEGSDTKVKVAGVKAPRPQNAFAFILAGAELIGTQGGKEILDGVDDLRKIGLIPAYQG; encoded by the coding sequence ATGGTTGATTTATCGAAAATGACGAAACATGACATGGGAAAGCTGATTGATTTTTCTGTTTTGGGCAAAGACTCAACAGAAGAAGATATTCGCAAGGGGTGCAGGACCGCTATTGAGTACAACTGCAAGGCCTTCTGTTTTTCGTCCTCTTACTGGACGCCGGTGGTTGCGGAAGAGCTAAAGGGGACAGACCTGCTGGTCGGTGCAGGAATTGGTTTTCCTTTTGGTCAGCAGAGCAGCGCTGTAAAATGCTTTGAAGCAGAAGAAGCCGTCCGCATGGGGGCAACTGTTCTGGATAACTGTATGAATGTTGGCGATTTTAAAGAAGGTAAGTACGACAAGGTTTTGCAGGAATTCAAGGACTATAAAAAAGCAGCGGGCCCGGCAATGACTAAAATGATCATTGAAACCTGTATGTTAACCAAAGAAGAAATTGTAACCGCTACCAAACTGGTGGCTGAAGCGGGCATCGACTGGGTTAAGACCTCAACAGGGCAATATGCAGGACCAAGTGTCTCAGACGTTATCCTGATGGTGGAAGCCCTGGAAGGTTCTGACACGAAGGTAAAGGTTGCCGGGGTTAAGGCGCCGCGTCCACAGAATGCGTTTGCTTTTATTTTAGCCGGAGCAGAATTGATCGGAACTCAGGGCGGCAAGGAAATTTTAGACGGTGTTGATGATTTACGGAAAATTGGATTAATTCCCGCATACCAGGGATAA
- a CDS encoding transaldolase family protein, translated as MEIKCSLNTFKKTDVTFIDSEKAYISRVADQPIAFETFQALKPYVKSIGVTDGFKKVIDTFDVPEGQTPAGFRVEYELEEDGALRADLVRDISYDKNGMKRPTNVLFSADSANPYEVAPIKNILANLTCNPGIIYDLFINNPKANVGNQFKTRDEVMAEIGRILGPGADISVELNDPFGKSDAEILEEAAKFKEMLSEYRVVIKVPHTGPVSKETVDQLLTGDKKFSIPCDAPGTAEALRGHNIALMLQENGYRVNFTLMFEPYQTALALQAKPYFINSFVRHRFMQSEIMKKGLAAYDATRDPRYLEDIKKMFIEKDYLCKGQEMDLLSVKQAAEDLLKYRHFEDHEGADGLDSVRHNLRWFKNTNLNDSRLIICSMEGPLNYPDIDKLLVEDEFSDLVNRVVITAEPSYLARFTSCNQVISYQRRFMNAANGAK; from the coding sequence ATGGAGATTAAATGCAGTTTAAACACATTCAAGAAAACAGACGTCACATTCATTGACAGCGAGAAGGCGTACATCAGCAGAGTGGCCGACCAGCCCATCGCGTTTGAGACCTTTCAGGCCTTAAAGCCATACGTGAAATCCATTGGTGTGACCGATGGATTTAAAAAGGTTATTGATACCTTTGACGTACCAGAGGGCCAGACCCCGGCAGGTTTTCGGGTAGAATACGAGCTGGAGGAGGACGGGGCCCTCAGAGCAGATCTGGTAAGAGATATCAGCTATGACAAAAATGGAATGAAACGCCCGACGAACGTTCTGTTTTCAGCAGACAGCGCCAATCCTTACGAAGTAGCGCCCATCAAAAACATTCTTGCCAACCTGACCTGTAACCCTGGGATCATCTATGATCTGTTCATCAATAATCCAAAAGCAAATGTCGGCAATCAGTTTAAAACAAGAGACGAGGTTATGGCAGAAATCGGCAGGATTCTGGGCCCCGGCGCAGACATTAGCGTTGAGCTGAACGACCCCTTTGGCAAATCCGACGCCGAGATTCTGGAAGAAGCCGCTAAATTTAAAGAAATGCTGTCCGAATACCGCGTCGTCATTAAGGTGCCGCACACCGGACCAGTCAGCAAGGAAACCGTTGACCAGCTCCTTACAGGCGACAAGAAATTTTCAATCCCCTGCGACGCACCTGGTACAGCCGAAGCGCTGAGAGGCCACAACATCGCATTGATGCTTCAGGAAAATGGCTACCGGGTCAATTTTACCTTAATGTTTGAGCCCTATCAGACAGCACTTGCGCTGCAGGCAAAGCCCTATTTTATCAACAGCTTTGTCCGCCACCGCTTCATGCAGTCCGAAATCATGAAAAAAGGCCTTGCGGCTTACGACGCAACACGCGACCCCAGGTATTTGGAAGACATTAAAAAAATGTTCATCGAAAAAGACTACCTGTGCAAAGGGCAGGAAATGGATCTGCTGAGCGTCAAGCAGGCAGCCGAGGATCTGCTTAAATACCGGCACTTTGAAGACCATGAAGGGGCTGACGGCCTGGACAGTGTAAGACATAACCTGAGATGGTTTAAAAACACCAACCTGAACGATTCAAGACTGATTATCTGCAGTATGGAAGGGCCGCTCAATTACCCGGATATCGACAAGCTTTTAGTCGAGGACGAATTCAGCGATCTGGTCAACCGTGTGGTTATTACCGCAGAGCCAAGCTATCTGGCGCGCTTTACCTCCTGCAACCAGGTAATCAGCTATCAGCGCCGGTTTATGAACGCGGCTAACGGCGCAAAATAA
- a CDS encoding transketolase family protein, with product MAGTKLNPRDVFGEVLLEIGKTDERVMAVSCDSGAGSGMNPFKDALPLQYLEVGISEQDAIGICAGLAESGRVPVVSAIAPFISMRCFEQIRNDVGYANMNVKIIGSSSGLSHSNLGSTHQALEDMAILKTVPNMVIFNPGDGYEVEMSLRKAIACKGPVYIRMPRNAMEMPMNLEKRSFEIGKGERLLDTGDDVVILVTGTLSVDALKAGQRLAEKGYRVKVLNFTTVKPLDKKLIRNAYKNCRLMCTVEEHITTGGFGSSVLELLSDMTHHAPVHVLGIEAGSTQTGPYRELLDYYGLSADKLTETIETYIHNLA from the coding sequence ATGGCAGGAACAAAGTTAAACCCAAGAGATGTCTTTGGCGAAGTGCTTTTGGAAATTGGAAAAACAGATGAACGCGTTATGGCAGTATCCTGTGATTCTGGTGCGGGCTCAGGCATGAACCCTTTTAAAGACGCGCTGCCCTTACAATATTTAGAGGTTGGGATTAGCGAGCAGGACGCCATCGGTATTTGCGCCGGTCTGGCGGAATCCGGCAGAGTGCCTGTGGTATCAGCGATCGCACCCTTTATCAGTATGCGGTGCTTTGAACAGATCCGGAATGACGTGGGCTACGCGAACATGAACGTAAAGATCATTGGCTCAAGCAGCGGTCTGTCTCATTCTAATCTGGGCTCTACACACCAGGCGCTGGAGGATATGGCGATTTTAAAAACAGTGCCGAATATGGTGATTTTTAATCCTGGCGACGGCTATGAGGTAGAAATGTCGCTCAGAAAGGCTATAGCCTGCAAAGGGCCTGTTTATATCCGGATGCCGCGAAACGCCATGGAAATGCCTATGAATCTGGAAAAGCGCAGCTTTGAAATCGGCAAGGGAGAGCGTCTTCTGGACACTGGCGATGACGTGGTCATTCTGGTTACAGGGACACTGAGCGTTGACGCGCTGAAAGCAGGACAGCGGCTGGCAGAAAAGGGCTATAGAGTCAAAGTACTTAATTTTACAACCGTTAAGCCACTGGATAAAAAACTGATCCGCAACGCTTATAAAAACTGCCGGCTTATGTGCACAGTAGAGGAGCACATAACAACCGGTGGCTTTGGGAGCAGTGTGCTGGAACTTCTTTCAGATATGACGCACCACGCACCGGTTCACGTACTGGGCATTGAGGCTGGGTCCACTCAGACAGGGCCCTACCGTGAGCTTTTAGATTACTATGGTTTAAGCGCTGATAAGCTGACAGAGACCATTGAAACTTACATTCATAATTTAGCATAA
- the rsgA gene encoding ribosome small subunit-dependent GTPase A encodes MRKKKVKENIQIQDAEKNKIKAMVVKIMNKQAQVLAGDKLLTCLLPQTMVSEKNALVVGDRVAISPVDNDTYKLSEVLPRETEVFRGSRRSPGERILIAANVHYLLAVVTAEYFRHQAGYLESAVIAARRAGVKIIILISKWDMVGERERELLEEKINLYRQTADLVFAGSEQAEMEAMIEEVSNKTGVVVGDRSCGKSTLIHKILSRLSEEVETPVKFPGTHSSQMECGPQNTCLIDTPGFRDFALQAVAENEKNTTFPEIARLAHQCAFSSCTHTHEEGCAVLQALREECIERERYDAYQSMGGKPSKPQQKPDYRRTACTESFVCKVCGAPVAPEGAGSEHRNHCPKCLSSLHVDKKPGDRASLCHGVMEPVSVWVRKNGEWAIIHRCRLCGVLSSNRIAADDNPALLMSIAVKPLARTPFPLNKLEEVFGGKCEP; translated from the coding sequence ATGAGAAAGAAAAAAGTAAAAGAAAATATTCAGATACAAGATGCAGAAAAAAATAAGATAAAGGCGATGGTTGTAAAAATAATGAATAAGCAGGCTCAGGTTCTGGCTGGAGATAAGCTGCTGACCTGCCTGTTGCCACAGACGATGGTTTCAGAGAAAAATGCGCTGGTGGTTGGAGATCGTGTGGCAATAAGCCCTGTGGATAACGATACATATAAATTATCTGAAGTGCTGCCAAGAGAAACAGAGGTTTTCAGGGGAAGCCGGCGTTCGCCAGGAGAAAGAATACTAATAGCGGCCAATGTACACTATCTTTTAGCCGTTGTGACAGCCGAGTATTTCAGGCATCAGGCAGGTTATCTGGAATCTGCTGTTATTGCGGCCAGACGGGCAGGAGTTAAAATCATTATTTTGATCAGCAAATGGGATATGGTGGGTGAAAGGGAAAGGGAACTGCTCGAGGAGAAAATAAACCTTTATCGGCAAACCGCAGACCTGGTCTTTGCCGGGTCAGAGCAGGCTGAGATGGAAGCCATGATAGAGGAAGTGTCAAACAAAACAGGGGTGGTCGTGGGCGACCGGTCCTGCGGTAAATCGACCCTGATCCATAAAATTCTGAGCAGGCTCTCGGAGGAAGTGGAAACCCCGGTGAAATTTCCAGGCACTCACAGCAGCCAGATGGAGTGCGGCCCCCAAAATACCTGCCTTATTGATACCCCGGGCTTTCGTGATTTTGCGCTGCAGGCCGTTGCAGAGAATGAAAAAAATACCACCTTTCCAGAAATTGCCCGGCTGGCTCATCAGTGCGCGTTCAGCAGTTGTACGCATACGCATGAGGAAGGCTGTGCGGTGCTGCAGGCGCTTCGGGAGGAGTGTATTGAAAGAGAACGGTACGACGCCTATCAAAGTATGGGCGGAAAACCTTCTAAGCCGCAGCAGAAGCCAGACTACAGGCGTACAGCCTGCACAGAAAGCTTTGTGTGTAAGGTGTGTGGTGCTCCCGTCGCACCGGAAGGAGCTGGCAGTGAGCACAGGAACCATTGCCCCAAATGCCTGTCAAGCCTCCATGTCGATAAAAAGCCCGGGGACCGCGCTTCCTTATGTCATGGTGTTATGGAGCCGGTGAGCGTCTGGGTTCGGAAAAATGGAGAGTGGGCGATCATTCACAGATGCCGTCTGTGTGGTGTGCTCAGTTCAAATCGCATTGCGGCAGATGACAATCCAGCACTGCTCATGTCCATTGCGGTCAAGCCGCTGGCGAGGACACCCTTTCCCCTCAATAAGCTGGAAGAAGTGTTTGGCGGAAAGTGTGAGCCTTAA
- a CDS encoding PHP domain-containing protein — protein sequence MDYKPNYLCDLHSHTTRSDGNDTPKEFLDTAAALGMKVVAITDHDVLPPEKIEVGGLMVDVERYAQKKGMKVLKGIEFSCETEVEDVHLVAFGCDYSSPEILAMNRIIVQSKIDSYRRLTELLTEKGFPISWEEVLNYNDIPRKPEDVQKKIIFNLMAEKGYTETWSDAKLMIRNTPEYSVKREKPDPLTIIDIVHRAGGIVILAHPYLIDERVKTKALECSRAEYIDRLIKGGLDGIEASYTYDKTTYNGSLTKEEIIEQVRRDYTDRVAIISGGSDYHADYKKSSKKVRNIGECGITPEYFQSNELLSRL from the coding sequence ATGGATTACAAACCAAATTATCTCTGTGATCTGCACAGCCACACAACCCGCTCAGACGGTAACGATACCCCAAAGGAATTTCTGGATACCGCGGCAGCGCTGGGGATGAAGGTCGTAGCCATCACAGACCACGATGTGCTGCCGCCGGAGAAGATTGAGGTGGGCGGGCTCATGGTCGATGTGGAACGCTATGCCCAGAAGAAAGGCATGAAGGTTTTAAAGGGAATTGAGTTTTCCTGTGAAACAGAGGTAGAGGATGTGCATCTGGTGGCCTTTGGCTGTGATTACTCAAGCCCTGAAATTTTGGCCATGAACCGGATCATTGTTCAGAGTAAGATTGATTCCTACAGAAGGCTGACCGAACTGCTGACAGAGAAAGGCTTTCCCATCAGCTGGGAGGAAGTGCTCAATTACAATGATATCCCGAGAAAGCCGGAAGATGTGCAGAAGAAAATCATCTTTAACCTCATGGCAGAGAAAGGCTATACCGAAACCTGGAGTGACGCCAAGCTGATGATCCGCAACACGCCGGAATACAGTGTGAAACGTGAAAAGCCAGACCCCCTGACCATTATTGATATTGTACACCGCGCGGGAGGAATCGTTATTTTGGCGCACCCCTATCTTATTGACGAGAGGGTTAAAACAAAAGCCCTGGAGTGTTCAAGAGCTGAATATATTGACCGCCTGATCAAGGGCGGGCTGGACGGCATTGAGGCCTCTTACACCTATGACAAGACAACCTATAATGGCTCGCTGACAAAGGAAGAAATCATAGAACAGGTGCGCAGAGACTACACTGACAGGGTTGCGATTATTTCCGGAGGCTCAGACTACCATGCAGATTATAAGAAGTCCAGCAAAAAAGTCCGGAATATTGGCGAATGCGGCATTACGCCAGAGTATTTTCAAAGCAATGAGCTGTTGTCCAGACTGTAG
- the deoC gene encoding deoxyribose-phosphate aldolase, whose product MIDLKKLTKWDAGKLFDYAILPKDTDEEAIRNGCREAKAYNCAAFYSSSPYWTPIVVEELGDTDVNIATGISFPFGSQPSAVKAMETELAVKAGCTCLDMVINIGALKDEKYDVVKQELVDFKNAAQGRMTKGILDVAFLTDDEIKAGCELIKEVGLDYAKSATGQFEGPTMEQVLIMKETIADSNVKLKVSGVKFPRPQNAWAFIMAGAELIGTRSAPEIIDSMDQMREIGLLPPYEG is encoded by the coding sequence ATGATCGATTTAAAAAAGTTAACCAAGTGGGATGCCGGAAAGCTCTTTGATTATGCCATTCTGCCCAAAGATACCGATGAAGAAGCCATCCGTAATGGGTGCCGTGAGGCAAAGGCTTACAACTGCGCGGCTTTTTATTCATCTTCACCTTATTGGACGCCCATTGTGGTAGAAGAATTAGGAGATACGGACGTTAACATTGCGACAGGGATCAGTTTTCCGTTCGGTTCACAGCCCTCGGCTGTAAAAGCCATGGAAACAGAACTGGCTGTGAAAGCAGGCTGTACATGCCTGGATATGGTCATCAACATAGGGGCTTTAAAAGACGAAAAATATGATGTTGTCAAACAGGAGCTTGTTGATTTTAAAAATGCGGCTCAGGGACGTATGACAAAAGGAATTCTAGACGTTGCGTTTCTCACAGATGATGAGATAAAGGCTGGATGCGAGCTGATCAAGGAAGTTGGCCTTGATTATGCAAAATCAGCGACAGGACAGTTTGAGGGGCCGACGATGGAGCAGGTTTTGATTATGAAAGAAACAATCGCGGATTCCAATGTTAAGCTGAAGGTTTCTGGCGTTAAGTTTCCAAGACCTCAGAATGCATGGGCCTTTATTATGGCAGGGGCAGAGCTGATTGGAACACGGTCTGCGCCGGAAATTATTGATTCGATGGATCAGATGCGGGAAATTGGGTTACTGCCGCCTTATGAAGGATAA
- a CDS encoding transketolase: MDKIELIERKAFNIRNDIVKTIIENGDGHAGPSLSCTDILATLYFGVMKVDVNKPKWEKRDRLILSAGHKCLALYGTLIEKGFESERVLHSYNHLGTIVPGHPDMKKFRGVDFSSGALGHGLPIGCGMALDAKLKDHENRVFVLMGDGEQGEGSNWEAAMFAAHHKLDNLVAIIDRNGLQINGTTKEVLNSADLAEKYKSFGWAVEIVDGHDVAAMLNIFEQTPAQAGKPTMVIANTIKSKGMSFAENNVKYHHWNPGKDSEEARQALEDLHSYQEAKGWS, translated from the coding sequence GTGGATAAAATCGAATTAATTGAGAGAAAGGCGTTTAATATCCGAAATGATATTGTAAAAACCATTATAGAGAATGGTGATGGTCATGCCGGACCGTCCCTGTCCTGTACGGACATTCTGGCGACACTGTACTTTGGAGTGATGAAGGTCGATGTTAACAAACCCAAATGGGAAAAAAGAGACCGCCTTATCCTGAGCGCGGGTCATAAATGCCTGGCGCTGTATGGAACGCTGATTGAAAAGGGATTTGAGAGTGAACGGGTACTGCATAGCTATAATCATTTGGGGACAATCGTGCCGGGTCATCCGGATATGAAAAAGTTCCGGGGTGTGGATTTCAGCTCCGGCGCTCTGGGGCATGGGCTGCCAATTGGCTGCGGCATGGCTCTGGACGCAAAGCTTAAAGACCATGAAAACCGTGTGTTTGTACTTATGGGCGACGGCGAGCAGGGAGAAGGCTCTAACTGGGAAGCAGCAATGTTTGCAGCGCACCATAAGCTCGACAATCTGGTTGCCATTATCGACCGAAACGGCCTGCAGATCAACGGTACAACAAAAGAGGTGCTCAACAGTGCAGATCTTGCGGAAAAATATAAAAGCTTTGGATGGGCGGTAGAGATTGTGGACGGCCATGATGTGGCGGCAATGCTGAATATTTTTGAACAGACGCCTGCTCAGGCAGGAAAGCCAACAATGGTTATTGCCAATACCATCAAGAGCAAGGGAATGTCCTTTGCGGAAAACAATGTGAAGTATCACCACTGGAATCCTGGGAAGGATTCTGAGGAGGCCAGACAGGCATTGGAAGATTTACACAGCTATCAGGAAGCAAAGGGGTGGTCATAA
- a CDS encoding class II fructose-bisphosphate aldolase — MSYVNMEKILKDARKGGYAVGAFNIVNQMTAKAAVEAAEELSCPIILQTSVKTVRQFGIEEMMQFLKPIVENAKVDVAVHLDHSTDVDFTIACIDGGWSSVMYDGSKLPLSENIANTKKIVEAAHAKDVTVEGELGAIVGVEDDIVVDEDQSALANPEDCKVYLEETKINAFAPAIGTAHGVYKGEVKIDYDLFENINSFSPCPLVLHGGTGLSTGTFKRLISLGAAKVNISTAIKIAYCGGMRDYTKLRPDENDPLKLDAFVKDKVKEVVRNHITLFSLLED, encoded by the coding sequence ATGAGTTATGTAAACATGGAAAAAATATTGAAGGATGCCAGAAAGGGCGGATACGCTGTCGGCGCCTTCAACATTGTCAATCAAATGACAGCAAAGGCGGCGGTGGAAGCGGCAGAAGAGCTGAGTTGTCCGATCATTCTTCAGACCTCGGTTAAAACCGTCAGGCAATTTGGAATTGAAGAAATGATGCAGTTTTTAAAACCCATTGTGGAGAATGCAAAGGTAGATGTGGCAGTGCATCTTGACCATTCGACCGATGTGGATTTTACCATCGCCTGTATTGACGGCGGATGGAGCTCCGTTATGTATGATGGCTCAAAGCTGCCGCTGTCAGAAAATATTGCGAACACTAAAAAAATTGTGGAAGCCGCCCACGCAAAAGATGTTACTGTCGAAGGTGAGCTTGGAGCCATCGTGGGCGTGGAAGACGATATTGTAGTCGATGAAGACCAGAGTGCTCTGGCAAATCCGGAGGACTGTAAGGTTTATCTGGAAGAGACAAAAATTAATGCCTTTGCTCCGGCCATCGGCACAGCCCATGGTGTATATAAAGGGGAGGTTAAAATTGATTACGACCTTTTTGAAAACATCAACAGCTTTTCGCCTTGCCCGCTGGTACTGCATGGCGGTACTGGTCTGAGCACAGGCACCTTTAAACGGCTGATAAGCTTGGGGGCGGCAAAAGTCAATATTTCAACAGCGATTAAGATTGCTTACTGCGGCGGTATGAGAGACTACACAAAGCTGCGGCCTGATGAAAATGATCCACTGAAGCTGGACGCTTTTGTAAAAGATAAGGTCAAAGAAGTGGTTAGAAATCACATCACACTGTTCAGCTTATTAGAAGATTAG
- the deoC gene encoding deoxyribose-phosphate aldolase, whose protein sequence is MVDLSKMDKWSLGKCFDHSVLPKDTTEADIRKGCQEAKAYNCAAFYSASPYWTPVVKEELEGTDIHIATGLDFPFGASTVKMKGLETEEAVRLGCTALDMVMNIGALKDKNYKEVKAGLDAFVKAAEGNLTKCIMDVNFLTDDEIIAGCNLIAEAGIDYAKTSTGQFEGPSMDQFLLMKKTLKDTDIKLKVAGVKFPRPQNAYAFLLAGADLIGTRAAVAIIDALDQMREIGIVPPLQK, encoded by the coding sequence ATGGTTGATTTATCAAAAATGGATAAGTGGTCATTAGGAAAGTGTTTTGACCATTCGGTACTGCCCAAGGATACAACAGAAGCGGATATTCGCAAAGGCTGCCAGGAAGCAAAGGCATATAACTGCGCGGCGTTTTATTCAGCATCACCTTATTGGACACCTGTGGTAAAGGAAGAGCTTGAAGGAACAGACATCCATATCGCCACAGGCTTGGATTTTCCCTTTGGCGCGTCAACTGTAAAAATGAAGGGACTCGAGACCGAGGAGGCTGTCCGACTCGGGTGTACAGCGCTGGACATGGTTATGAATATCGGCGCGCTCAAAGACAAAAATTACAAGGAAGTAAAGGCAGGGCTGGACGCTTTTGTAAAAGCAGCTGAAGGCAACCTGACGAAATGCATCATGGACGTTAACTTTTTAACGGACGATGAAATTATTGCGGGCTGTAATTTAATTGCAGAAGCAGGGATTGACTATGCGAAAACCTCAACAGGACAGTTTGAAGGGCCGTCGATGGATCAGTTTTTACTCATGAAAAAAACATTGAAGGATACCGACATTAAGCTTAAGGTTGCCGGTGTTAAATTTCCGAGACCTCAGAATGCCTACGCGTTTTTACTCGCAGGAGCAGATTTAATTGGGACCCGTGCAGCTGTGGCGATTATAGACGCCTTAGATCAGATGCGTGAGATTGGCATTGTACCGCCGCTTCAAAAGTAA
- a CDS encoding arsenic metallochaperone ArsD family protein: MMHHIEIFDPDIQCYAGECEPMGNKEYMRITTMVENLKIAGKDIIRYNPMQEPSLYKEMPEIQQLMDEKGIAALPAVMLDGKIVKSGEYPSNKELLDWSGLSQEELVKTIMQKKMSNCKCGNDLDCCC; this comes from the coding sequence ATGATGCATCATATAGAAATTTTCGATCCGGATATCCAGTGCTATGCTGGCGAGTGTGAGCCCATGGGTAATAAAGAATACATGCGGATCACCACCATGGTAGAGAATCTGAAAATAGCGGGAAAAGACATTATCCGTTACAACCCTATGCAGGAGCCTTCACTCTATAAGGAGATGCCTGAGATCCAGCAGCTTATGGATGAGAAGGGAATAGCAGCCCTGCCGGCAGTGATGCTGGACGGAAAAATCGTCAAGAGCGGCGAGTATCCATCCAATAAAGAGCTGCTGGACTGGTCGGGATTAAGCCAGGAGGAACTGGTTAAAACCATCATGCAAAAGAAAATGTCAAATTGTAAATGCGGTAATGATCTGGATTGCTGCTGCTAA
- a CDS encoding HAD family hydrolase, which translates to MGKHYDLIIFDLDGTLVDSAADIVATVKYIIKKYGFEPKSDTFIRNCIGGGARNVLLKSLGEDKEALIDSEILPLFKKYYEENCAVYTSLYPGVKEVLEHYKKIGRPMALATYKIRSATEKIMKALAFDQYFDYLVTADDVENPKPHPECIQKILAHYQMQPEQAVLVGDTKTDFMTGHNAGVDVCAVTYGYGSSEVLKDLGPAYIVDTISEIKELLL; encoded by the coding sequence ATGGGAAAACATTATGATTTGATTATTTTTGATCTGGATGGGACGCTGGTAGATTCTGCAGCGGATATTGTGGCGACCGTTAAGTATATTATTAAGAAATATGGATTTGAGCCAAAATCAGACACTTTTATACGGAACTGTATTGGCGGCGGAGCACGTAATGTTCTGCTAAAGAGCCTTGGAGAAGATAAAGAAGCGTTAATCGACAGTGAGATTTTGCCGCTGTTTAAAAAATATTACGAAGAAAACTGTGCCGTGTACACCAGCCTGTATCCCGGCGTTAAGGAAGTATTGGAACATTACAAGAAAATAGGCAGACCAATGGCTTTGGCGACCTATAAGATCAGAAGCGCTACAGAAAAAATTATGAAAGCTCTGGCGTTTGACCAGTATTTTGACTATCTGGTAACCGCAGATGATGTTGAAAACCCAAAACCCCACCCGGAATGTATACAAAAAATATTGGCGCACTACCAGATGCAGCCAGAACAGGCAGTGCTGGTGGGGGACACAAAAACAGATTTTATGACAGGCCACAACGCAGGTGTGGATGTGTGTGCGGTAACCTATGGATACGGCAGCAGTGAAGTGCTGAAGGATCTGGGACCGGCCTATATAGTGGATACAATAAGTGAAATAAAGGAACTGCTCCTTTAA
- the deoC gene encoding deoxyribose-phosphate aldolase, whose translation MIDFSKMTKKDVGKCFDYFIGPKDTTEAIIREECKTAIEYNVKAFCFSSSIWSSVVAEELKGTDILVGAGIGFPFGQQTSAVKCFETEEAVRMGATVLDNVMNVGLMKDKKYDQILQEFKDYKKAAGPAITKMILEVCMLTDEEIRIGCELIAEAGLDWAKSSTGQWEGPTMEQVRIMAKTLEGSDTKVKVSGVKFPRAQNAYCFLMGGAELIGTRQAPQIIDSLDMMREIGVVPKYEG comes from the coding sequence ATGATTGATTTTTCAAAAATGACAAAAAAAGATGTTGGTAAATGTTTTGACTATTTCATTGGCCCAAAAGACACAACCGAAGCGATTATCCGCGAAGAGTGTAAAACAGCCATTGAATACAATGTAAAAGCCTTCTGCTTCTCTTCTTCAATTTGGTCATCGGTGGTTGCAGAAGAACTAAAAGGAACCGATATTTTGGTTGGAGCAGGGATTGGATTTCCGTTTGGGCAGCAGACCAGCGCAGTTAAATGCTTTGAAACAGAAGAAGCTGTAAGAATGGGAGCAACGGTATTGGATAATGTCATGAACGTTGGCCTGATGAAAGACAAAAAATACGACCAGATTCTCCAGGAATTTAAAGATTATAAAAAAGCAGCAGGCCCGGCGATCACAAAAATGATTCTGGAAGTATGTATGCTGACAGATGAAGAAATTCGTATTGGCTGTGAGCTAATTGCAGAAGCAGGCTTGGACTGGGCTAAATCATCAACAGGACAGTGGGAAGGGCCGACGATGGAGCAGGTGCGCATTATGGCTAAGACTCTGGAAGGAAGTGATACAAAGGTAAAAGTATCCGGTGTTAAATTTCCGAGAGCACAAAACGCTTACTGCTTCTTGATGGGCGGAGCGGAATTGATTGGTACCCGCCAGGCGCCGCAGATCATTGATTCTTTAGATATGATGCGCGAAATTGGCGTTGTTCCAAAATATGAAGGATAA